The following coding sequences are from one Daphnia pulex isolate KAP4 chromosome 11, ASM2113471v1 window:
- the LOC124207017 gene encoding egl nine homolog 1-like isoform X2, translating into MNISSSSVCNLCGLGEHLYRCVRCRAAVYCSKEHQRQDWKVHKLVCASAVSKEKANDIVNSDDKKKSSTIESGENWSIVSKLNVNCDENSSTKKLSLSDVAACSMPVASGTSQCISLKKEINQEKESELNQICSSSSQQYSIEDPKDILGKPENPYPKNKNLAKTIFDMGSVTLEPECSLTPETQWQSPHENSSHQQSENPPFLHRSSNINLSCKEQLQGISVEWMSQICQYVVRDLEKYGICVVDNFMGKDRAEAIYRSVVSMYSSGVFVEGETVSSSLDTSKKVRSDKITWVDGSENNCVNIAHLISTVDTIIMNSIRMKGNGQLGQRTIGGRTKAMIACYPGSGAHYVKHVDNPNRDGRCITTTYYCNKDWDAKTTGGLLRIFPQGWANQVVDIEPILDRMVFFWSDRRNPHEVQPAFRTRYAITVWYFDAKEREEARIRFNRECAVRKNETK; encoded by the exons ATGAACATCTCGTCTAGTTCGGTTTGCAATCTCTGTGGTCTTGGCGAGCACCTCTACAGGTGCGTTAGGTGTCGAGCAGCAGTTTATTGTTCGAAAGAGCATCAAAGACAGGACTGGAAAGTGCACAAATTAGTGTGTGCTTCGGCTGTCAGTAAGGAGAAGGCCAACGACATAGTGAATAGcgatgacaagaaaaaatcgtCGACGATTGAAAGTGGAGAAAACTGGTCGATTGTTTCCAAGTTAAACGTAAATTGTGACGAAAATAGCTCTACTAAGAAGTTGTCGTTGTCTGACGTAGCAGCCTGCAGTATGCCAGTGGCTTCTGGTACATCTCAGTGTATTTCATTGAAGAAAGAGATTAACCAGGAAAAGGAGTCAGAGTTAAATCAGATATGTAGCAGCAGTAGTCAACAATACTCTATAGAAGACCCAAAAGATATATTAGGGAAACCTGAAAACCCTtatccaaaaaacaaaaacttggcAAAAACTATATTTGATATGGGATCTGTCACTTTGGAACCAGAGTGCAGTCTTACCCCTGAAACACAGTGGCAGTCACCTCATGAAAATAGCTCCCACCAACAATCAGAAAATCCTCCGTTTCTTCACCGTTCGTCAAACATAAATTTATCATGCAAAGAACAATTACAAGGTATTTCCGTGGAGTGGATGTCGCAAATATGTCAGTATGTGGTTCGCGATCTAGAAAAGTATGGTATCTGTGTTGTTGATAATTTCATGGGTAAAGATCGCGCCGAAGCAATCTATCGTTCGGTCGTATCCATGTATAGTTCTGGGGTCTTTGTGGAAGGTGAAACAGTAAGCTCTAGTCTTGATACCTCGAAAAAGGTCCGTAGTGATAAAATTACTTGGGTTGATGGATCAGAAAATAATTGTGTCAATATCGCACACCTGATATCTACAGTTGACACAATCATCATGAATTCGATCCGAATGAAAGGAAATGGTCAGCTGGGGCAGCGGACAATTGGAGGAAGAACGAAG GCGATGATTGCGTGTTATCCAGGCAGTGGCGCTCACTACGTGAAACACGTCGACAATCCTAACCGTGATGGTCGATGTATTACTACAACTTACTATTGCAACAAGGATTGGGACGCGAAG ACTACTGGTGGTTTGCTGCGAATTTTCCCCCAAGGTTGGGCTAACCAAGTAGTGGACATAGAACCAATCCTTGATCGGATGGTTTTCTTCTGGTCAGACCGTCGCAATCCTCACGAAGTCCAACCAGCCTTTCGAACCCGATATGCCATAACTGTCTGGTATTTTGAtgcaaaagaaagagaagaagccaGAATACGATTTAATCGGGAAT GCgctgtaagaaaaaatgaaaccaagtga
- the LOC124207016 gene encoding DNA polymerase epsilon subunit 2-like, with protein sequence MNSRFKNDIVMTFKLNGLTVRSEATKYIIGLLTPLHKDEQVQWLEKLIDVIQKQGLLNSTTVEKSHVERAAKECCQNEFDETTVLLNVISAFDVPKFVYNTERKKYLSFDAPHSINLFGDPRDKSEMFRHRYAILHQRTSRHSLFTPSVLGSGSTASQNKYQLQPIEYLLGMSTKLTNLVVLGMLTYLTEGKLHLEDMTGSVPISLKDTNFHGGLFTENCFVLGQGYFQDGVFHIEHLGMPPPEPAKITRTYFGNTNFFGGSSTSTLKVSVKLKAIEEQNPDAMMVFLSDVWLDQTRVMEKLRILFAGYCEDPPICFVLMGNFLSGTTCNTSSGHLRQLFKSLAEMIKEFPNLVEQTRFIFVPGPSDSGFCNILPRPPLAEVIRAEFVQRIPSGIFTTNPCRIQYGTKEIVVLREDILTKMCRNAINFPSDDIPQQFAKTLTSQGHLCPLPGEICPVYWPYDHALYLYPLPDVVVVGDRLGGFTAQNMDCVIFNPGPFSRNNFNFKVYIPIRSQVEDSEIGDT encoded by the exons ATGAATAGTCGATTTAAAAACGATATAGTTATGACCTTCAAACTGAACGGCCTGACAGTTAGATC GGAAGCTACCAAATATATTATTGGTTTGCTTACACCCTTACACAAAGATGAGCAAGTTCAATGGCTTGAGAAGTTGATTGATGTGATACAAAAACAAGGTCTGTTGAACAGCACAACTGTTGAAAAATCTCATGTTGAAAGAGCTGCTAAG GAGTGTTGCCAAAATGAGTTTGATGAAACAACAGTTTTATTAAATGTAATATCTGCTTTTGATGTTCCCAAATTTGTCTACAACACTGAAAGAAAGAAGTACCTTTCTTTTGATGCACCTCATTCCATAAACTTGTTTGGTGATCCAAGAGATAAGTCTGAAATGTTTCGCCATCGATATGCCATTCTCCATCAAAG GACTTCTCGTCATAGTCTTTTCACTCCATCTGTGTTAGGGTCAGGTTCAACTGCttctcaaaataaatatcaactGCAACCAATTGAATATTTGCTGGGAATGTCAACTAAACTTACCAATCTTGTGGTACTTGGAATGTTAACTTATTTAACAGAGGGCAAACTGCATTTAGAAGACATGACTGGATCTGTGCCTATCTCATTGAAAGATACT AATTTCCATGGTGGACTCTTTACTGAAAACTGCTTTGTTCTGGGACAAGGCTATTTCCAAGATGGAGTATTTCACATTGAACATTTGGGGATGCCTCCACCTGAACCAGCTAAAATCACTAG AACTTATTTTGGAAACACAAACTTTTTTGGTGGTTCAAGTACATCAACTTTAAAAGTTTCTGTCAAACTAAAAGCGATAGAAGAACAAAATCCGGATGCTAtgatggtttttctttctgatgtGTGGCTGGATCAAACTAGA gTTATGGAGAAGTTACGAATACTTTTCGCTGGGTACTGTGAAGATCCACCAATATGCTTTGTGTTAATGGGCAATTTTCTATCGGGCACTACGTGCAACACTTCTTCTGGTCACTTGCGCCAGTTATTTAAATCGCTCGCTGAAATGATAAAAGAATTTCCTAATCTCGTTGAGCAAACGcgctttatttttgttccggGGCCATCTGATTCAGGATTTTGTAATATATTGCCCag gCCTCCTCTTGCGGAAGTGATCCGGGCAGAATTTGTGCAAAGAATTCCAAGTGGTATATTTACTACCAATCCTTGTCGAATTCAATatggaacaaaagaaattgtagTTCTGCGCGAAGATATTTTGACTAAAATGTGTCGCAATGCTATTAATTTCCCTTCTGATGATATTCCCCAACAG TTTGCGAAAACGTTGACATCGCAGGGACACTTGTGTCCTCTTCCTGGGGAGATCTGCCCTGTCTATTGGCCATACGATCATGCACTGTATCTGTATCCCTTACCTGATGTGGTGGTTGTTGGTGATCGTCTTGGTGGTTTCACAGCTCAAAATATGGATTGCGTCATTTTTAACCCA GGACCATTTTCCCGCAACAACTTCAATTTCAAAGTGTACATCCCAATACGGTCCCAAGTGGAAGACAGTGAAATCGGTGATACTTAA
- the LOC124207017 gene encoding egl nine homolog 1-like isoform X1, giving the protein MNISSSSVCNLCGLGEHLYRCVRCRAAVYCSKEHQRQDWKVHKLVCASAVSKEKANDIVNSDDKKKSSTIESGENWSIVSKLNVNCDENSSTKKLSLSDVAACSMPVASGTSQCISLKKEINQEKESELNQICSSSSQQYSIEDPKDILGKPENPYPKNKNLAKTIFDMGSVTLEPECSLTPETQWQSPHENSSHQQSENPPFLHRSSNINLSCKEQLQGISVEWMSQICQYVVRDLEKYGICVVDNFMGKDRAEAIYRSVVSMYSSGVFVEGETVSSSLDTSKKVRSDKITWVDGSENNCVNIAHLISTVDTIIMNSIRMKGNGQLGQRTIGGRTKAMIACYPGSGAHYVKHVDNPNRDGRCITTTYYCNKDWDAKTTGGLLRIFPQGWANQVVDIEPILDRMVFFWSDRRNPHEVQPAFRTRYAITVWYFDAKEREEARIRFNRECKLSISSTVSQ; this is encoded by the exons ATGAACATCTCGTCTAGTTCGGTTTGCAATCTCTGTGGTCTTGGCGAGCACCTCTACAGGTGCGTTAGGTGTCGAGCAGCAGTTTATTGTTCGAAAGAGCATCAAAGACAGGACTGGAAAGTGCACAAATTAGTGTGTGCTTCGGCTGTCAGTAAGGAGAAGGCCAACGACATAGTGAATAGcgatgacaagaaaaaatcgtCGACGATTGAAAGTGGAGAAAACTGGTCGATTGTTTCCAAGTTAAACGTAAATTGTGACGAAAATAGCTCTACTAAGAAGTTGTCGTTGTCTGACGTAGCAGCCTGCAGTATGCCAGTGGCTTCTGGTACATCTCAGTGTATTTCATTGAAGAAAGAGATTAACCAGGAAAAGGAGTCAGAGTTAAATCAGATATGTAGCAGCAGTAGTCAACAATACTCTATAGAAGACCCAAAAGATATATTAGGGAAACCTGAAAACCCTtatccaaaaaacaaaaacttggcAAAAACTATATTTGATATGGGATCTGTCACTTTGGAACCAGAGTGCAGTCTTACCCCTGAAACACAGTGGCAGTCACCTCATGAAAATAGCTCCCACCAACAATCAGAAAATCCTCCGTTTCTTCACCGTTCGTCAAACATAAATTTATCATGCAAAGAACAATTACAAGGTATTTCCGTGGAGTGGATGTCGCAAATATGTCAGTATGTGGTTCGCGATCTAGAAAAGTATGGTATCTGTGTTGTTGATAATTTCATGGGTAAAGATCGCGCCGAAGCAATCTATCGTTCGGTCGTATCCATGTATAGTTCTGGGGTCTTTGTGGAAGGTGAAACAGTAAGCTCTAGTCTTGATACCTCGAAAAAGGTCCGTAGTGATAAAATTACTTGGGTTGATGGATCAGAAAATAATTGTGTCAATATCGCACACCTGATATCTACAGTTGACACAATCATCATGAATTCGATCCGAATGAAAGGAAATGGTCAGCTGGGGCAGCGGACAATTGGAGGAAGAACGAAG GCGATGATTGCGTGTTATCCAGGCAGTGGCGCTCACTACGTGAAACACGTCGACAATCCTAACCGTGATGGTCGATGTATTACTACAACTTACTATTGCAACAAGGATTGGGACGCGAAG ACTACTGGTGGTTTGCTGCGAATTTTCCCCCAAGGTTGGGCTAACCAAGTAGTGGACATAGAACCAATCCTTGATCGGATGGTTTTCTTCTGGTCAGACCGTCGCAATCCTCACGAAGTCCAACCAGCCTTTCGAACCCGATATGCCATAACTGTCTGGTATTTTGAtgcaaaagaaagagaagaagccaGAATACGATTTAATCGGGAATGTAAGTTATCCATATCATCCACCGTTTCCCAGTGA